From the Fusarium oxysporum Fo47 chromosome X, complete sequence genome, the window ACACCAGCTGGGAACGGGGTCTTTTCATTGTTGACGCAAGAATAGGCAGTCGAGCTGGGAGTGAGGGTCGTCTCGGTAGTCGTGGCGATGTCGCCAGAGGTAGCAGTGCCGGTGTTCGAAACCGAGTGAGTGGAAGTAGCATCGGCCGTGGCTGTAACAACCGATGAGGGCTTGCATGGTCCAGCTTGGACACCCGCGGCGAGAAGTCCAATTACAGCAACGATTCTACAAGCAATCATGTTGAAGGGGTGACAGGCTCTCAAGCGAGCATGTAAACGAGTGACGAAATTTGAATGAGAGCAGAACTTGACCGAGTTGGGCGTTGTTAAAGTCTTGGCGCTCGCTATATGTATACCAATGGTCTAGATCGGAGGCTTGAGACAATTTCCACTAATTGTCACCATGGACAGGCTAATTCAGGGATTGTAGTCAGAGAACGAATCACATATTTGCATTTTCTAGCGAGCTGAATATTTAGTCAAGCCTCTTTAGAAGCTTGTCACTAGTGAGCTGGCTAAAATGGAAAGACCAAGCCCTTTGGACCCTATCAGTTTCGGGTACGCTAGCATTGATAGTCTTGCTTTCTCTCCGACTTCAATCTGGCTACTTAGTTAATCTGTGTCTACCAACGGCTTCCTGTTTATGTATGTTGCCCTTCGTTAGTCACAAACAGTCATTGCATGGTTTCATGATCTATGTTGGAATGTTCAAGGCAATATCGGTCGAACAGCCTGCCAACATTAGCTTGCTCTGTCTGGGTGATACAATCTCGAATTTGGGCGCTGAAAAATTTAAATAGAATTTCATATTTCTACATACTGACCGCTGTAGATCTTGAAAGTCGTGCAGCTCGTATGACTACAAGCTCTTGGGGCAAGATGATACAATTCCCAGGTTCAGCTGACTTTAATGTTCAAACCCGCGACCGCAATCAACTACCCTGTATATGCTGAGGCTAATGCTAATTTTAGCCTGGCAACAGATCTAGTTCAGCTAAACTGCTACCCCTGCAGTAGTGCTTCATCCTTAACAATTATTTCGGCATCTGATTTGTTAAAATAGTCTTTGGCAGGTCTAGCCCGTCAGCTAGAGCAAGACTATCGATTTTGGGAGATGAGTTGAGTAAAATTGACATGTCTAATTCTTCATAATTGCCGCCAATGGCTGATTGTCTTCATTCTCTTTGGCCTCTTGTTTTGCCTTTTCGTCGCGCGCTTCACATCCCGCCTTCGTCAATCTCGCAGAAAGGTAGATCTATTTAAACCTAACTTAGCTCTCGATAAAATAATCATTTGGTCAATGGCACCTTCGGCACCTTCGCGATGGATACCTGTTTTCATCTGCTTGATACAAGTCGAAGCTACTACTTGATCAAGGGTGTATCCTATTGGGCGATTGCCATGCCTTAAGCTTAGCTCAGACCAAGGTATCTCGAGCTCCAGTACGTAATTGAACGAGGTTTACTCATACCATAGTGGTATAAAAGCCGAACAAGCCAAACATATCGTTGAAATGCTTGTGAGATCCACAAAGCAGCTGCGGAACAGGAACAATGGCCTGTTGCTCTGAAGTTTTTCGTGACCGGACATGCTTGGACATTTAACAAGTTTGCAGAAAGATCCGAAAACAGCATTCTACGTAATTATTCCTTGCTGTCGGCTTGTGAGCCCGCGAAGCTCCATCACCACGATTCGGGAACCGAACCCGAGCTTCATCGGAGTCGAAACGTTACTTATACCAGCATCGCTATAAGCATATCAGATCGAACCTGAGTGAGGTAGTCACTTCTCGGAACGACATCCCGAGTGTTGACTGTCTCTGAAACGTTGAGTGGAGGAACCTGACGGATACTTACCCGATTGGCAACCGTGAAGCCCCTGGCACCTCCATGTAACCATATCTTGATGCACTTGTCCGTTTCCGTTACGTTCTGAACAACAACTCAAATTGGTCTCAGCGTTCTGGACGGCAAAAGTCTTACCCCATACGGCGTTCGCCTCATTTTCATAGCGTATCTCGAGCCGAAGGAACTTGGGCAACTCTGAGGAACGTGTCCTTATCACCAGTCGGCGGGCCCGGGGTTCATGATATACTCCCTATTCGCCGTCAGACTTTCATACCCACTGAGGGTATTCTTGCCGTTTTGTTGCTGGCCGTGGATTATTTGACTTCATGCTGTCAGCATGTTTATGCAAGAAGCGCTACCCTCCATGAACGGGAATAAGATAGTCGATCAGCGGGAACCGGGAATGCCGAAAGCTTATGCGGCTGATGACGACATGATCATTGAGTATTCAAGAGATAAGCCTGTTACCCCAGAGCAAGACCATTGCAGCTGAAAGTTGCAAATGTCTCGTATTACGATCAAGGGGGCTGACGATGTTTCACATCGGGATGATTCCGCACAGCGTTACATTGCTATCAAAAGTCCATCATATCATTACTTGCATGACTCTCTTTATGGAAGCAATAAGCACTCAACGTATGACACTTCACCAACACATAGGTTCTGAAAGGATATAGCATGTTGAAGGAAAGGAGAACCTAGCAGTATAACATCCCCAGACCTTGTCCAAGCTGTTGACTGCATGATATCCTTAAGTGATTTATCACTCGGCTCTTACAACTAAAGTCCGTTATGGACCCCGGCATCAACCCCCGAGGGCCCTTCCAAACAGAGTTATCGACTTGCAAACTCGACATATCCAACCCCAAAATTCCCCGCCAAGATCCACAGAAATTCTCGAAGCATGCAACCCAGCAGCCGAGGCTTCCAGAAGCATTCTCAGGAGCGTATCTTCCGAGGAATAAACTCGGGATTGTCAGGCACAAAGTCACAAATACCTCACACTACACCTCAAGAAACGTGGCAAATATGCCTCATTTTTCGGTGGCAGTGACAACTTTATCAGATGACCACCACGGCGTCTAGTCTCCGGACCCCGGCGCTAGCGTGATCGGCTCTCAACGCCGTGATACCGAACCCAGACAGATCGACATGGCTTGTAACATATAAAGTGGATATGGACTTTTTGAGCGTTTTTATTTCTCCGAGATACCGTGATCTTCGCGTATTGGACGGTTCGCGAGTAATGAACGGAGGCATGATTACGGATTAATGACACTTTGACCAGAAGACTTCGGCTAGACTTGCAAATATCCCAGAGTGGATAAATTATGTTTTCAGAGAGAGTTTGAGAAATAGAGTTTAGGCTTTATCGTTGTCGGCGTTATTCTATCTGTTTACATGGCGTTGATAGAAGATCCTCCAAGGAATATTGCGAGTATTGATGCCACATCTCCAGTATTATCGCGAATTATCATATTTGTAGTGAGACATGAGATACAGCAATCTATTCTAAACAGAAAGATTATATCACTCAAAACTCAATTGGTCAAAAAGTCTCACCGAAAACGACCTATCTCGACCCCAGGCCCCGTTCAGAACCCACCTGGACCCTCCCCAGGCAAGGAAACGCCGGATGATAGTAACATGGAGTCATAGTGGAGCAGTGCGAGATACACGATCAAGTTATAATCCGGGGTAATTCAGTTTCTTGTAGTCATAAAAAGGGTCGGATTTATAAGGACATGACGCTCCCGGCTccatcttccccagattctgCAACCCGTTCCAGACTCTCGCCATTCTCCATACTTTCCCTCTCGTCTACTTACCCAAGACACCGTTTTACTTAAAGGAAGAGTTTGTTTgaacattcatcatggcgaAGAAGGAAGAACTCCCTCGTGATATCGAGGGCATCGATGATCTTCAACGCTCTCCCTCGAGATGTACGCAGGAGGGAACGACAATCGACGCCGTCTTTGGTGAAGTTTCAGAAGATGGACCCAACTACCGCAACGTACGAACCCCGGTCCGTTCCCTTCACAAACACTAATTAGTATCCAGGTCGGATGGATTGCCACCGTCGCACTCATGACAAAAACGCAAATCGGCCTTGGAGTTTTATCGATTCCCCAGACCTTCGACGCTCTAGGCCTCATCCCAGGAATCATATGCCTCATCGTCGTGTCAGCCATCACAACGTGGTCAGACTACATGATTGGCGTGTTTAAGCGACGACATCCGCAGGTTTACGGTATCGACGATGCGGGACAGTTGATGTTTGGGCGGATTGGTCGTGAAGTCCTCGCGACTGTTTTTATGCTATGTAAGCATCATTCCTGAGTGGTTGAGTGATTAGGGGAGGCTGGGTACTGATGACTCGCAGACTGGATCTTCGTTGCTGGCTCAGCGATGCTCGGTATTTCAATCGGTCTTAACTCGGTTTCTACACACGCAGCCTGCACGGCTGTCTTTGTTGCCGTGGCAGCTATTCTGggtttcttctttgccaGTATCCGCACACTCGGCAAGATTGGCTGGCTAGCGTGGATTGGACTCGTCTGCATCATGACTGCCAGTAAGTTCAAGCCCCTTCATCTCACGAGATCAACTTCACTGACACGAGGAATTAGTCTTCTGTGTCACCGTCGCAGTCGGCGTGCAGGACAgacctgctgctgctccgCAGGGAGGACACTGGGAGTCTGACTGGAAACTCTTCAACCATCCTAGCTTCGTCGACGGTATCACGGCTGTGTCGTCGCATATCTTTGCATTCTCGGGTACGCCAGCCTTCTTCCAGATTGCTGCTGAGATGCGCGAGCCGAAACACTACACCCGCTCGCTATTGACCTGCCAGTCGATTGTGACAGTCACATACATCACTATTGGAATCGTGGTTTACTACTACTGCGGTTCATATGTTACATCCCCTGCTCTTGGTTCAGCTGGTGTTCTCATGAAGAAGGTCTGCTATGGATTTGCCCTGCCTGGTCTTATCGTGACTGCCATGCTAATGACTCACGTGAGTGTTTCTCTATCCTTTCAGTGACCTATGCTAACCTGCCAAGATTCCCGCCAAGTACATGTTTATCCGCTTATTGCGTGGTACAAAGCATCTCAACTCCAATGGTATCGTGCATTGGGCTACTTGGTTAGCTTGTACAGGAAGCGTAACCATTATCGCATATATCATCGCCAGCGCCATCCCTGTTTTCGGCGGCTTGGTATCTCTTATCGGAGCTCTTCTCGGCACGTTGATGTGCTTCCAACCCTATGGCTGCTTCTGGCTTTTCGACAACTGGCACAAGGGTAAGACTGAAAAGTCACTCAAGTGGTGTCTCATGGTTGGCTGGAGTGTCTTTGTCATCGTGGCTGGAACCTTTATGATGGTTGCCGGTACCTACGGCTCGATTGTTGGTATCAACAACTCGATGAAGGCCAATGGGGGTTCAAGCCCATGGTCTTGCGCCGATAACTCTAACTCTGGCTCTGCGGGTCACTAAATGGCTTGGGTCTTGTGACCTAGACGTCGGGCCGAAGATGGTGGCTGAACTGTACTCAAGACAAGCCACTGAGTggcttcttgatgaagatgtgaGGCGACCGTGTCTTTTTGAAAGAGCGGCCTGTGCATAAGTTATTGTTGCTGTGTGGGCACACTTCTGGATGAGTTAAAGCATGAGACACCTTTTGGAACGGTCGTTATAGAGTGTAAAACAGTGAAACATCACATAACAATAAAATACccatttctttttttgcaATGACTTTTTCTTGCAAATGATACTGGTCTACAAAGAAAGTCAGTGGCTCAACTGGAGATAAGAGATGCCTATCAAGTGATGTGCAGACGGCACACGGCGTTGACCATCAGACATACAACGTCGCTTCTTTTCGTAGGTTGAGATCGCGTCTGAGAGGATCATCGACCCGGCATATCATTGACTACTGGGAAGAAAGCACCGCAATAGTCCCAGGATTAAAGCATGAATGCTCGTCTCAAGGTACTTCCACGATACGGCGAATTGCTTTCTGTACGGCGACGGCAGAGGTCACAGTAGAATCTCAGCATGGCGTCATACAAAATATTGTATTCTCTAGTCCTAATATCTCCAATGTAATAAATTTCACAAATGAATGCCAGCATATCTGCACCACTGCAAGACGTGCTCTAACAGACCAACTAGCCTAGATACATAGAGACTATATCCAGGTTCAGTATTTAAACTCCTGgccaacaagcttctcacTGAGCTTCCAAAGCATCTCCGCCGAAGCCTTGTCAGTTACCCACGGCCAGACCTCCTGTGCGAAGGGGTCAGCCAGCCGACAATGGTTCAAAAAAGCACCGTTGTTCTTCGAAAGTACACTATCAAACGCAGCATAGACGTGAGTTGCCGCACCTTCATCCAGATTTTTGTATCGAACTTCTTGGTTGAACATCCACTTATTTCCCATTCTAGCATCCGCAGCCTGAAAACTCTTTACAAACTCGGCGAACTGGTCTGCAGCATGGGCGCCCAGATTGGTACCAACAGAGCCCGGACAAACACTAAAGGACAGGAGACCTCTGGagccaagcttctcagcGAGGGCAAGAGCTGTAAGTGAGACAGCCGTCTTGGACTGGCCGTATGCAGCCCACTTGTCATAAAGCTCCCCGTTGCTGAAGTTGTAGTCCGCCCATCGAAAGTGGCCTTGCCGGTGGCCCATGCTACTGATAAGCACGATCCGGGGTGCCTGAGAAGCAAGAATCTTATTCATGATAAGGTTGGTAAAGAGGAAATGACTGAGGTGATTGGTCTGCAGCTGGCTTTCAAAGCCGTCCTCAGTCAGGCAATAGGGCACCGCCATAATCCCGGCATTATTGACCAGAACGTCGATATGTGGAACATCGGCCCAGGAATTCATAAGCTCAGCGGCTTGGCGAACCTGAGCAAAGGAATTCAAGTCTAACGCCAGAGATTTGACCTTGATTTCTGGGTGTGCGCTTGCCAGGTCATCAACCAGGGATTGAAACTTGTCCGGAGAGCGCCCAGCGAGAATAAAGGCTGCGGGCTTGCCAACAGCCACTTGCTTCACAAAGCTCTCGCCTAAACTACCAGTGGAGACCCCGGTGATC encodes:
- a CDS encoding transmembrane amino acid transporter protein-domain-containing protein: MAKKEELPRDIEGIDDLQRSPSRCTQEGTTIDAVFGEVSEDGPNYRNVGWIATVALMTKTQIGLGVLSIPQTFDALGLIPGIICLIVVSAITTWSDYMIGVFKRRHPQVYGIDDAGQLMFGRIGREVLATVFMLYWIFVAGSAMLGISIGLNSVSTHAACTAVFVAVAAILGFFFASIRTLGKIGWLAWIGLVCIMTAIFCVTVAVGVQDRPAAAPQGGHWESDWKLFNHPSFVDGITAVSSHIFAFSGTPAFFQIAAEMREPKHYTRSLLTCQSIVTVTYITIGIVVYYYCGSYVTSPALGSAGVLMKKVCYGFALPGLIVTAMLMTHIPAKYMFIRLLRGTKHLNSNGIVHWATWLACTGSVTIIAYIIASAIPVFGGLVSLIGALLGTLMCFQPYGCFWLFDNWHKGKTEKSLKWCLMVGWSVFVIVAGTFMMVAGTYGSIVGINNSMKANGGSSPWSCADNSNSGSAGH